The following proteins come from a genomic window of Edaphobacter sp. 4G125:
- the lipB gene encoding lipoyl(octanoyl) transferase LipB, with protein MSEGYIHLLQLGRVLYAEGLAIQKRVIDARKQGLIGDTLLLLEHPPVLTLGRNSHRENVLASDDLLATRGVELHEINRGGDVTYHGPGQLVGYPIFDLRGEWPGKKGPHLGPVDFMRMLEEAIIRVCYDFGVPAQRIAKRTGVWTIASGSMQEKKLCAMGIHVSQGVTSHGFALNVTTDLRDFDLIVPCGITDRTVTSLELEAQPTDDPARQPTMQNAIHSTARNFGRIFERQIVASNSLDELMSTVVQS; from the coding sequence GTGAGCGAAGGTTACATCCATCTCCTTCAACTGGGCCGTGTGCTCTATGCAGAAGGTCTTGCTATCCAGAAGCGTGTGATCGATGCGCGCAAGCAGGGGTTGATCGGCGACACATTGTTATTGCTGGAGCATCCGCCTGTGCTGACACTGGGCCGCAACTCGCATCGCGAGAATGTGCTTGCGAGCGACGATCTTCTTGCTACTCGCGGTGTCGAGTTGCACGAGATCAATCGTGGTGGCGATGTGACGTATCACGGCCCCGGACAGCTCGTCGGCTATCCGATCTTCGATCTGCGTGGCGAATGGCCCGGCAAGAAAGGCCCACATCTGGGCCCGGTCGACTTTATGCGCATGCTGGAGGAGGCCATCATCCGCGTCTGCTATGACTTTGGTGTACCGGCGCAACGCATCGCCAAACGCACCGGCGTGTGGACGATTGCCAGCGGAAGCATGCAGGAGAAGAAACTGTGCGCCATGGGGATTCACGTCTCGCAGGGCGTTACCTCGCACGGCTTCGCGCTCAATGTGACGACCGACTTGCGCGACTTCGACCTGATCGTTCCCTGCGGGATTACGGATCGCACCGTCACCTCGCTCGAACTCGAAGCACAGCCTACGGACGATCCTGCTCGCCAGCCGACGATGCAGAATGCGATCCACTCCACAGCGCGCAACTTCGGTCGCATCTTTGAACGCCAGATCGTCGCCAGCAACTCACTGGATGAATTGATGTCTACGGTTGTTCAGTCGTAG
- a CDS encoding RES family NAD+ phosphorylase, with the protein MAAAEPKLELWRISNFRSLSGEGGLLYSARWHTAGKPIVYLAASPAGAMIEVLVHLELTEDELPFAYTLLRVETPASVAVDELVSGKRDDWKTDLNISRSLGDAWLKAGKTALARVPSAILPNTFNYLLNPLHRDAKHIRIVDSSRANFDPRLLRHLRGG; encoded by the coding sequence ATGGCTGCGGCTGAACCAAAGCTCGAACTCTGGCGCATCAGCAACTTCCGCTCGCTCTCAGGCGAGGGAGGCCTGCTGTACTCGGCGCGTTGGCACACGGCGGGGAAACCGATTGTTTATCTTGCCGCATCACCTGCCGGAGCGATGATTGAAGTTCTCGTTCATCTTGAGCTGACCGAAGATGAGCTTCCGTTTGCATACACATTGTTGCGAGTGGAGACCCCGGCCAGTGTTGCCGTCGACGAACTAGTCTCCGGTAAACGCGACGACTGGAAGACCGATCTCAACATAAGCCGCAGCCTTGGCGATGCCTGGCTGAAAGCAGGCAAGACTGCGCTGGCCCGCGTTCCCTCGGCCATTCTGCCCAACACCTTTAACTATCTGCTGAACCCCTTGCATCGCGACGCGAAACACATACGCATTGTCGATTCGAGCAGAGCAAACTTCGATCCGCGGCTGCTGCGGCATCTGCGAGGCGGATAA
- the parS gene encoding type II RES/Xre toxin-antitoxin system antitoxin yields MAIATKSRTSARLSARLHLNLESVEAGVPVDTMTSFVSASGVELKDIYDVVIPARTLKHRRARRESLSADESDKLARLVRVFDHAVSVFGDAEHAREWLGKPKKRFDQRTPMQMLRTDLGGRMVEEMLGQIEYGMFA; encoded by the coding sequence ATGGCTATTGCCACAAAATCCCGTACTTCCGCAAGGCTATCCGCTCGCTTGCATCTCAACCTTGAGAGCGTCGAGGCGGGAGTCCCTGTGGACACAATGACCAGCTTTGTCTCCGCCTCCGGTGTGGAGTTGAAGGACATCTACGATGTTGTCATTCCGGCGCGTACGCTGAAGCACCGCCGTGCACGCCGCGAGTCGCTCTCGGCGGATGAGTCCGATAAGCTCGCGAGGCTGGTGCGTGTCTTCGATCATGCAGTTTCGGTCTTCGGCGATGCAGAACATGCACGCGAATGGTTGGGTAAGCCAAAGAAGCGCTTCGACCAGCGCACGCCAATGCAGATGCTGCGCACCGATCTCGGCGGCCGCATGGTGGAAGAGATGCTCGGACAGATCGAATACGGCATGTTCGCCTGA